ctcttTTAGAGAGGGAAATTCCATAAGCTATCGGAAGATAACCCTTCTTGGAATTcgtcatgctgaaccttttcagcacggtTTCAATGTACATGGATTGGGATAGACcgagcaacctcttagatctatctctatagatcttcatcccaaggatgtaggatgcttctcccaaattcttcatggagaattgtgaTGAAAGCCATATTTTTACTCCCTATAGTGCAGCGATGTCATTCTCTATTAGGAGAATATTATCCACATACAGTACAAGAAATAAAACTACCGTACCATTAGCTCATTTatatatgcaaggttcctcttcgttcttaacgaagccataagtTTTAATAACCCTGTCAAAACGaatattccaactccgagatgcctgctttagtccatatatggacttTTACAGCctacacaccttagactcatctacagaaataaaaccttcaggctgtatcatatacacctgttcctctaaatctctatttagaaaagcagttttaacatccatctgccagatctcaaagTCCAGATGGGCCGCAATcgcaagcatgatccgaatggatttcagcattgccACAGGCGAAAATgtttcgtcatagtcaataccataatgctGACGAAATTCctgggcaaccagacgggctttataggtttccACCTTTCCCTCTATGTCTCTTTTCCGTTTGAAAATCTACTTACACTCTATGGGTTTaaatccttcgggtgggtcaaccaatgtccatacatcattgaccttcatgcaCTCCATTTTAGATTCCATGGCTCCAAGCTATTTATCAAAGTCAGAgctttgcatagcatccatataggtgacggGATCCTCATCATTCTCATCGAGACCAATGGGATCATCGTCCCGGACAAGAAAACAGTAGTATCTATCCGGTCGATgcggtactctaccggatcgcctaACGGGTGCAACCTCAATAGGTTCTGAGTTTGATCCAATCAAATCAGACTCTAACGGTTCAGTTCTAGTTGTCTGATCCTCTACctgttgaacttcatcaagctcAACCTTAGAGCTGTTCGTTCCATTACCAAGgaatttcttctccaagaagatagctCTATTGCTGACGAACAACCTTTGTTCATTAGCCTGGTAGAAATAATACCCTTTGGTTTCTTTTGGGTAGCCGACAAAAAGACATTCTTCCGACCTAGCTTTCAGTTTGTCTGCTTTCAAACGACGGACGTAGGCTGGAGACCCCCAAACTTTAAGGTGAGAGAGTACAGGCTTTTGAtcggtccatatctcatatggagttttaGTCATAGATTTACTGGGAActctattaagaatataacaagcAGTCTCAAGTGCATAACCCCAAAATGATAAGGGCAAAactgtaaaccccatcatggatcgaaccatatccaacagagtccgattcctcctttcagacACACCATTATGCTGCGGTGTTCCGAAAGGGATCCACTGAGAGAGAATCTCATTCTCCTTCAGATATGTCAAGaaatcactggagaggtattcaccacctcgatcagatcgaagtatCTTAATACACTGtccagtttgtttctctacttcattacagtataatttgaacatttcaaatgatttatacttgtgtttcataagaaacacatacccataccgagaTAGGTTGTCGGTAAATGTCATGAAATAGCCATATCCACCTCTTGCACTAGtgctcataggtccacatacatccgaATGTACAAGACCTAATACCGCACCGGCTCGTATACCTTTTCCAGTAAAAGGCGACTTGGTCATCCTTCCAAGAAGACAAAACTCATAGGTaggtaatgattcacaatcattaatatttaaaatatccagTGAGGCTAACCTGTTGAtcatgttcttgttaatatgacctagcctacaatgccaaaggtagatatcAGAGACATCATCAGATCTAGGGCGTTTACTTGTAGTGTACATTACACTAACAAGTTGTGACAATACATAAATGCCATTGTTTAATCGTCCATTGATTACTGTaaccactacaagaaaatacatattCAGCGACTAAGATTCTAGTTGCCGAATAACCATATTTGGTCGCCGAAACCTTTTCGCGACTAGAATACTCTTCGTCGCCGAACCCTAGTCACTGAAAGGTTTTGGCGACCAATATTGTGTGGTCATCTAAGGTACACCAACAACGACCAACGTTTGGTTGCCGAAGCAACTTTTCAGCGACCAAATTTGTTGTCGCTAATTCCAACGCCAACCAAATAGTTGGTCGTGGAATGTTTGTCTTCCGCTACCAAAAAAATGGTCACTAAATGTCTATCTTCCCCCACCAATAGTTTGGTCGTAGAATGTATTGGAATGCATTGgcaacaaatattttttggtggcagaaagtattaacctgtatttaattaataattcaaattataagcttaatatttatttttgggctcgttccaaatcctgtacaaccaacacagcctatccattatccatattgcacaatacatttgctcatccaaatagaagtatacacaatgttggagaatccataatcattcattataaatatcatcatCTATAAGTCTAAAGTCAAGCAAACCTATTAACCATTCATCAAAATGTTTCATCTATACCATATGTTAAGGTGATAATCATCACCAAACAcatcaaaatgtaaattaaaaatttcaaaatatctgATCTTGCTATTCATCCAAACAACCATCATGTAGACAAAAATATGAATAAACAAAAAACTGGATTCTACTTGTAGACAACTCCACCATGATCATCTGAACAAAAGCTATCCATGTACCAGAAACTAGATTTCACATGCTCATAACTCCACCATGTATctgagaaagcaaaaaagaatacacaatcaataaccacatgtgaaaaataataaactaaaattcaagtatAAGTTCACAATGATATTTCGCTTAATTTGGTCCAAATCTCTAAATAACCTACGTAATATAAATGAGAATACATACCAACGAGTATTTGTGCCACCAGTTGAATACatggccccatcatgatggatagATGACTTGTGCGTTTGAGTCTTTTCCTTTAAGAACTCTGCCACCAAACTTGTAAGATGTGCAATTTGCTTCTGTTCTTCCTCtcgctctttcttttcctcctcacgctctctcctctcctgctccaattgcctccgtagctcctcacgctccatcttcatctcctccatctcAGCTTTAAGTTTCTGCAACTCCCCAACATGGTCCTGTGACACACGACTAggtgtggaagaagatgaagagggcttcggcccatccccaaatccaagaatgtatctcttcctttttccaaGTGCCTGCCTAGACATCTCCTCTGATGTTAATTGCACACCGGATTGGGAAGATTCTTCTCGCAAGCTCAACATCTTTGACTGTCAATGCAAAGGTAACAACAGAATTAAATgtatatataatcttgcaaaAGCATAAAGTGATTTAAATGATTATTGAGATTTTAGATACCTACATGTTTCACGGCGCAAATAGGATCAATCCACTCTTTGTTCTTCTTGGTATgagttttcttatagaattctgGAAATTTAAGATTTTCAGAACCATTAAACTCCGGCTGCAAAGTGTAATTTAGATTAGCATATAGCCACTACATAATAAGAAAACTAAAATAactatcagatctacttgcataaaAGGATTCCAAAAATATACTTGCAGCAAACTAGAATAAAAAATCTACTTGCAGCAAATTGTCTATTTTACAATAGCCATCCCATATACCTCGATGCTTGAATCACTCATCTGTGGCACATCCCATATACCTCGATGCTTGAATCTTTGGACAACTTTCCAATTGCCACGTCTCTCTGCAGTGTCATTAATATAGAATACTTGCTGCACTTGACTCGGTAGTACAAAAGAATCATCTTTGTACCACCGACTTCTTGTATCAATGCTAGTGCAATGCGCATCAATGCAGAAAGTTTTTTTACTTCCAGTGTTGAGCCATTCGCATTGGAACTCAACGACTTGTTGTCCGAACATATATGTTAATTCCCAAACTTTGCACAAGTAACCGTAGAAGTCAATCGGTTGCCCTTCGTGGTCCCCTTCAACAACTAACCCACTATTCTGGCTTTTACGGCGGTTGTCACGTTCGATGGTATGGAATCGGACACCGTTACAAAAGCACCCTGAATATATGTTGACTATCGGACGAGGACCGTGAACTCTCGTGGCCTTGACCTGTCCTCACTTTTACCATTAAAGAGCTTGCTCTTTCGCCATATGTGGTTCTCAGGCAAGAAACGCCTCGCACCCATATAGCCAATCTTACTCCTCAAACGTTCTGATGAAGCAT
The DNA window shown above is from Phoenix dactylifera cultivar Barhee BC4 unplaced genomic scaffold, palm_55x_up_171113_PBpolish2nd_filt_p 001590F, whole genome shotgun sequence and carries:
- the LOC103700029 gene encoding ribosomal biogenesis protein LAS1L-like: MLSLREESSQSGVQLTSEEMSRQALGKRKRYILGFGDGPKPSSSSSTPSRVSQDHVGELQKLKAEMEEMKMEREELRRQLEQERREREEEKKEREEEQKQIAHLTSLVAEFLKEKTQTHKSSIHHDGAMYSTDTWWSYEHVKSSFWYMDSFCSDDHGGVVYK